The following DNA comes from Holophagaceae bacterium.
TCCTGGAGGCTGGCGATGCTGACGCCGACTTTGCCCACTTCACCCAGCGCCATGGCATGGTCGGGATCCATGCCGATCTGGGTGGGCAGGTCGAAGGCCACGGAGAGGCCGGTGGTGCCCTGTTCCAGCAGGTAGCGGTAGCGCGCGTTGCTCTCTTCGGCGGTGGCGAATCCCGCGTACTGCCGCATGGTCCACAAGCGCCCGCGGTAGCCCGTGGCCTGCACCGAACGCGTGAAAGGGAATCGGCCGGGGGCCCCGAGATCACGGAAGACATCGAAATCTTCAAGATCCGCCGGATGGTAGCTGTTCTTGAGGGGGATGCCCGAGCTGGTCTCGAAGCTCGGCTGCCGCAGTTTGGAGGGATCTTCCTGGATCTCCATCTGCTCCCGCACCTGTTTCAGGAAATCCTTTTGATACATGCCGACTCCACAATCCGCTTGAACCTAGTCTACTTGCTAGACTCTTGCTACGTCCCCGAGGTACCCATGCTGATGGCTCCGCCGCCGCCCCCCGTCGTGCTGATCACAGGAGCCGATGTGTGGCTCGACGATGGCCGGATTTCCGGCGTCAAAGCCTCCCAGGCCGTGGCCCTGCGAGGCTCGCGGATCGTGGAGGTGGGGCCTGAAGCGCAACTTGCGAAACGCTTCCCGATGGCTTCCAGGGTGCAACTCAAGGGAGGCACCCTGCTGCCAGCCTTCACCGAAGGCCACGCCCATGTGGGCGGACTGGGCAGGACCAGGCTGGAAGCGGATCTGGGCGGAGCCAAGGACGCCCATGACGCGGTCCAGCGCGTGAAGGCCTGGTCCGCGGCCCATCCCGGCGGTTGGATCAAGGGCCGGGGCTGGGATCAGAACCGATGGCCGGGCAAGGCCTTCCCCACGGCTTCCGACCTGGATGCGGTGGGCGGGGACCGGCCTGCTTTTCTCCAGCGGGTGGACGGCCATGCGGCCTGGGTGAATACCGCGGCCCTGAAGCTGGGGGGAATCTCCGCATCCACTCCCGATCCCAAGGGCGGGCGGATCCTCCGCGACGCCAAGGGCAACCCCAGCGGAATTCTCATCGATGGCGCGGTGGACCTGGTGTCCAAGCACATTCCGGAGCCCACGGAGCCGGAGCGCCGGGAAAAACTGATGGCGGGCCTGCGGGAATTGCGGAACGAGGGTTTCGCCGCGGTCGCGGACATGGGTGTCGACCTTCAGGAATTGGCGGCCTATCGCGCCCTGGCGGCCGAAAAAGCCCTGCCCATCCGCGTCTTCGCCTACCTCTCGCATGATCCCGCGCTCCTGCTCCAGGAACTGAAGCAGCCTCGTCTAGCGGCCACCGCTTTCTTCCAGGTGCAGGGCGTGAAGTTCTACCTGGACGGCGCCTTGGGAAGCCGGGGGGCCCGGCTGACCCTGCCCTACAGCGACGATCCGGCCACCAGCGGCCTCTGGGTCACGGAACCCGGCACCGTGCAGCGGGATGTCACCTCCACGCTGAAGGCCGGCTACCAGCCGGCCATCCACGCCATCGGCGACGCCGCCAACCGCGCGGCTTTGGACATCCTTGAGACAGCGAAAAAATCGTCCCGCAATCCGAACCTCCCCCGCATCGAACACGCCCAGATCGTCGATGCGGCGGATGCGCTGCGCTTCGGGAAGGCGGGGATCATCGCTTCGGTCCAGCCGGTGCACTGCACCTCGGACCACGCCTGGACGCCAGCCCGCCTGGGCCCAGGGCGGATCCAGGAGGCCTTCCCCTGGCGCAGGTTTTTAGAAGGCGGCGCAGTGCTGGCCTTTGGAAGCGATGCTCCGGTGGAGAACCCGAATCCCTACATCTCGCTCGCCGCCGCCGAAACCCGTGAAGACCCAGGCGGCGATCCCCCCGGCGGCTTCCTGCCGGCCCAGAAACTCACCCGCCTCGAAGCTCTGCGTGCCTACACGTTGGGGAATGCCCAGGCCCTGGGCCGCAGGGAAATGGGCCGCATCAGGAAAGGCGCCGTGGCGGATCTGCTCTGGGTGAGCGCGCCCATCCTGGCCTTGAGCCCTGCGGAGCTCCGCCGCCTCCGGCCCGGGAGGATGTGGGTGGACGGCGTGGAAGTGAAGCTTCCTGCCGCGGCTCCGGCCCGCTGAGCCATGGATCTCATCAGCCCCCTGCCCCTGGCTCCCGAGGACCGGATCTACCGGCGGGAACTGCAGCTGGGGCTGCTGGCGGAGCTGTTCCGGCACACGAAAGTGGCCCTCGTCTTCCTGATTCTGGTGCTGGCCATCATCTGGAAGCTGCTCGGCCCGCTGGCGGAAAACCATCCGCTGTTCCCGTGGATCTTCATCGGGACCGCGGGGATCGCCTTGCTGAGGCTCGTTTCCATCCGCGTGCTGGAGCAGAGGCCCCGTTGGCTGCCCGAGCCGCAGCACCGCCACCTGGTCTTCCTGGTGGGCAGCACGCTCATGGGAATCGCCTTCGGCGCCATCAACTGGATCATGGTGCCTCTGCTGGATCCCATCCAGCTGGCGCTGCTCGGGCTCATCTGGACGGGGGTCAATTCCATCGCGGTCCAGAGCATGGCGGGAAGCCCCTTAGCCTTCGCCCTCGACATGCTGCCGAACCTGGGCTCCTTCGAGGCGATGGTTTTCATCCGGCCGCCCATCCCCCACAACAGCCTGTTCCTGCTGCTGTTCGCCATCTACATGGCGGCGCTGCTCGTCATGTCGTTCCGGTTCCACCAGAGCCTCCGGGGGGGCATCCTCCAGGGCCTCAAGCTCGGGGATCTGGCCCTCAGGGACAGCCTCACGGGCCTGCGCAACCGGCGCTTCCTCCAGGAATTCATGGAAACGGAGATGGAGCGCACCCTGCGCACCTGGTCCGTGAACTACAACGGATCCTCGCTGCCCTCGAGCAGCCTCGCGCTCATCATGCTGGACCTAGACCATTTCAAGAACGTGAACGACACTCATGGCCATGAAGCCGGGGACGAGGTCCTGCGCCAGTTTTCGCTCATCCTGCGCGATGCCGTCCGAAAGCCGGACCTGGTGGCCCGCTGGGGCGGGGAGGAATTCGTCGTGGTGGCGGTGGACACCCTCCGCACCCCGCAGCTGACGCTGACCGAACGGATCCGAGCGGCGGTGGAAGCTCACCCCTTCCGCCTGCCCAACGGCCAGACCATCCGCCAAACCTGCTCGGCCGGCTACGCCTTCGTCCCCTTCCTGGAATTGGATCCCGATGGGATGGCCTGGGACCAGGTGCTCAACCTCGCCGATGGAGCTCTGTACGTCGCGAAACGGGAAGGGCGGAACCGCGTCTGCGGCGTGATGCCTGGCCCCGCTCTGGCGGATTCGCCCCGGGCCCTCGTCGCGGTGGGCAAGGATCTGGAAGCCCCCATGAAGGCGGGCCTGGTGGGCCTGGTGCGCAGGAATTCCTAGCGGCTTCCAACTGGTCTAGCGGGAAATGTGGAAACTGGTCCAATGGGATCCGCCTGCGCCAGGGAAGACTGGTGTCTGAACCCTCATCAGGAGCCCACATGCGCACTCGCATCCTCGCCAACCTCGTCCTCGGCGCCGCCCTGGCCTTCGGCGCCGCCCCCGCGGCCCGCGCCCAGGCCACCCACCTGGGGGTTTTCCCCAAGCAGATGGTGAAGATCAACTACCTCGGTTTCTGGGACGGGACCACCTTCACGGCCCAATGGTCCGACTACCAGTTCGGCGTCCTCACGGGGGATGGGACCAAGAGTTTCGTCGTCCCCAAGGGCAAGACCCTGATCCTCACCGATATCGAAGTCACCATCCGCTGCCAGACCGCGGTGACCGCTGCTCCCAGCATCCAGCTCGGCGCCTACATCGCCGACCCCGCAGGCAATGCTGTATCCATCCTCAACCGGTTCATCCCCACCCGGCAGACCGTGGGCCACGAAATGCAGCGCACGCCCATGACCGCCGGTTATGCCATTCCCGAGGGCTACCAGATCGTGGTGGATCCGATCGATCCCGCCAATGGAATTCCCAGCCACTACTTCAGGCGCGTGAATCTGCTGGGCTACTACATCGAGTAGTTCTTTTCTACTCACGCATTCCCAGCAAGACGAAGGGCCATGGTTCCTGCACAATGGGCCAGCCAGGCCGGGTGGCCCTTCGACCTGAGGTTCCCCTGTTAGCGCCGAGCATCCTTTCGGCGGATTTCGCGCAACTCGGGGGTGCGCTGGCGATGCTTGAAGCATCGGGCGCCGAGGTGGTCCATGTGGATGTCATGGATGGCCGTTTCGTGCCCAACCTCACTGTGGGAATGCCCGTGGTGGCGGCCCTGCGCAAGGCCACGAGCCTGCCCCTGGATTGCCACCTGATGATCGTGGAGCCAAGCCGGTATGCTCTGGAATTCGTGGAGGCCGGCGCCTCGTGGGTATCGGTGCATCAGGAGGCCGACCCGCACCTCCACCGCACCCTGGATTCCATCCGCAAGGCGGGCGCCAAGGCCGGCGTGGCGCTCAACCCAGGCACGCCCGTGGAGACCCTCATCGATCTCATCGGCGATTTTGATTTCGTGCTGCTGATGAGCGTGAATCCAGGTTTTGGCGGCCAGAGTTTCATCCCCCGAGTCCTCGATAAAGTGAGGCGCCTGGACGCCCTGCGGACGGGGAGGCAGGCGCCCTTTCTCATCCAGGTGGATGGCGGCGTGGGCCTGAAGAATGCCTCGGAGCTTGTGAAGGCTGGGGCCGATTGCCTGGTGGCAGGCAACGCGGTATTCAAGGCGCCTGATCCAGCCAACGCCATCCACGAACTTCAAGCGGCCATGAGGGCGGCTGCACGCTCTAGTGGCTGAAGGGGCGCGATTTCCTCTGCCGCTCGTTGTGTAGCGTTTTGTAGGCAGGGTAGAGCAGCCGTTCCGCCGTTCGCATCCGCAGTTCCAACACCTCTTTCAATGATTGCCAATCAGCTCGCAGATCCCCGGCATGGATATCGCGATCGCCATCGCCTTCATGGCTTAGCCAATGCTGGAAGAAGGCCTGGGCTTCTTCTGCAAAGCCGCGGAGCGGCTGGATCCATTGGTCCATGATCTCGGCGATTTCGGGTCTCCGCCGGGCTTCGGCGTCAAGCACCGCGACCAGCAGATCATCCTCCACCCGCAGGTGGAAAAGGACTCGCACTTGGAGTGCAAACAGCAGGTTGAGCCCGCCATCCGAAAGAAGCGACTCGGGCTGGATGCGCTCAATCAGCTCGCATACACCTTGGCGTTGGATCGAAAGATTGTGGATCAGGGGGAAGCCGAGAGTCGTCATGCCGCAGCTCAGGCTAAAAATGCCGGGACAGAAATAATCGGATGGTGGTTCATGTGGCTCTCCTCCACCACATGTGTACGATGACTATTGGATCAGCCTGTAGACCAGTTCAACGATTCATCACTAGACCACTTGGAATTCCCAACGCCCATGCGCCTTCGCGACCTCGCCATCAGCCTTGACCCGGGCGCTAGAGAGTCCTTGCAGCTTCAGATCACGCGCGCCCTGGGCCTGGCCATCCGGAATGGGCGCATCCAGCCTGGCATGGCCCTTCCCGGCTCGCGGCAGATCGCGGAGGAACTGGGCGTCCACCGCAACACGGTGCTGGCCGCCCTGCGGGAGCTGGAAGCAGAAGGATGGGTCGAGACCCGTCCCGGCAGCGGGACCTTTGTCGCCACCACCCTGCCGGACCTCACTCCATGTTCCTGGGGCGCTTTCGACGACGAGCCTCAGCTTCCCCCTTCGGACCCTGGCTATGACCTCCCCATCCAACTGAGTCCCATCACGACGCCCTTCCAGGCGCTCATGGACATGTCGGAAGGCTTGGCGGATGTGCGGCTCGCGCCCACGGAGGCCCTCGGACGCGCCTATCAGCGCGCAATCCGGCTCCACGGTGATGAACTCCTGCAATATGGAGAGCCCAAGGGCAATTTGATGCTGCGCCAGGCCCTTGCCGCCATGCTCTCCGAACGGCGGGGATTGGTGGCCGACCCGGACCAGATCCTGGTGACCCGGGGCAGCCGCATGGCCCTGGACCTGGTGGCTCTTTCCCTGTTCAAACAAGGCGGGGTCATCGCCGTGGAGGACCCGGGCAACCGGGCCGCCTGGGAGACCATCCAACAGAGCTGCGGAGCAGTATTGCAGCCAGTTCCGGTGGACGCTGAAGGGATGGATCTGGACGCGTTGGAAATCCTGCTCGAGCAGCAGCGGGTGGATCTGATCTACCTCTCGCCCCACCACCAGATCCCTACGACCGTGGTCTTGAGCCCCAACCGGCGCATGCGCCTGCTGGAACTCGCGCAGCGGTACCGCATGGCCGTGCTGGAAGACGACTACGATTTCGAATACCAGTACGACGGCAGATCCCTGCTCCCTCTCGCCAGCGGCGATCCCACCGGGCAGGTGATCTACATGGGCTCCTTGAGCAAACTCATCGCGCCGGGGGTTCGCCTGGGCTTCCTGGTGGCGCCCAAGGGACTGGTGGAGCGGCTCGCCAGGGTGCGGCTGCGCATGGATTGGCAGGGGGATCGCGTCCTGGAGTGGGCCGTGGCGGACCTTTTCCGCGACGGGGACATGGCGCGCCACGTCCGGAAGGTCCGCAAAGCCTACGAGGAACGTCGGGACCATCTGGTCGCTTGCCTGCGCGAGGAGCTGGACGATGCCCTGTCGTTCAACGTTCCGGAAGGCGGTCTCGCCCTCTGGGTCCAGGCCAAAGCTGGACTGGACCTTGAGGCCTGGACTGAGCGGTGCAAGCAGCAGAGCTTGATCATCAAGCCCGGCAGCCATTTTTCCTTCAATCAAACAGCCATCGGCGCCACGCGGCTAGCGTTCTCCCAATTCGAGCCGCGGCAACTCGAGGACGCGGTACGCCGCATGAAGGCCTGCCTTTGACAGACGTCAATACGGGCGCTCCTGGACGCCGGCCTTGGGGAGCGAGGAGGACGGTTCAACATGGCCCGCCCGCTGGTCCGGTCCTGGCATTTACTACCGGACCGGTTGGTGGAACGCCGCATCATTTCTTCGGGAGCAGCAGGATTGCCTTCAGGCGGGCGAGGATATCGAGCCTCCCATCGGCCTTGGGCAGATGCAGCACCACGACATGCTCGCCATTGGCGCCGGCCACCCAGGTGGAAAGCCCCTTCGGATCGTTTGCTCCCGGAAGGGACGGGGCAAGGCCTGTCTTGAACCACCATTCAGCGCCCTTGGTGATCCACCCGTCGAAAGCTCCGCTCATCAGCCGCTTGCAGAGGGAAAGCAGAGGTTCCTGATCCGGGTCTGCCAGCCACTTGGCCATGGCCAGGGGCGTCGTCCGCAGCAGATCTCCGTCGCCGATCCACTCGGGGCCCATCGCCGGAATGGTTTCCCCAGCCTTCACGCGGTTGCCCCAGAAGGGTTTGAAGACTTGTTCCAGCCGGTATTTCGCGGCACCTTCGCCATAGTCCTTCTTCCACCGCTCCGCGGACTCCAGGCTCCACACCAGGAAAGCCAAGTTGCAGCTCTCGGCGGTGGCCTTGGCCAGATCCACTTTCCCGTGGCCCTTGCGGTTCCAGCAGCGCAATCCGTTCAGCTCGCCCTTGCATTTGAAGCTGACCATCTTGGCCGCCCATTCTTCCCCCTCGAGCCGCAGCCAGAGCAACATGGCCAGGCTGCCCATGGAATCCTCCCTGGCTGCTTCTCCGAAACCCTTGGAAGCACCGTCCGCAGAGGCCATCGCGAATCCCTCCCCCGGTTGCAGGGCGGGCGCGGCGAGTCCCGCCGAGGGGGGGCGGTGAGCTTGGCTGGGCGCCTGCGCCCCAAGGGCCGAGCAGACGCAGATCGCCTTGAGCATGGTTTTCATACAGCCTCTGGATCCAACTGAAGCAAAAGGTTCAGGTAGGTGCCCTCGCCCTTGTTCCTCAGTTCCAGCGCGGCCTGGTAGGAGGACATGAGCTGGACGCAGGCGGGCAGTCCGGCGCCTGGTTTGCGCACCCCCAACACAAGGTCTTCCTGGGGTTCCTCCCGCAGTCCTGAAAAGGGTTCGAAGGCGCGGTCCAGATTCTCTGGGGGGATGGGACCCCCTTCGTCCTCCATCTCCAACAGGTATTTCCCGTCCACCACAGCGGTCCGCACAAGCAGGAGCGGCGAGGGCGTGGGGCCGCCCAGGGCATGGCGCACCATCTGGGAGACGGTCTCGGAGAAATCCCCGTAGATGCCGAAGACTTTGGCTTCCGCGGCTCCGATCTCGAGCCTCAGGTCGCGATCCCCCAAATGGCCCTCGATGGACATCAACTCCAATTCCTGGGCCAACAGGTCGTCCAGGTGGATCCATTCGGGGCGCACGCTTTCCTGCTTGCCGACCCGGCGCGTGAGGGCCTTCACGAGGCTGGCGATCTGCCCGACCGAATCCTTGATCTGCGCGACGGAATGCTTCCATTCGCCGCTTCCCTGCTCCATCTGATCCAGCGCCGAACTTTGCACCTGGAGCGTGGCCACAGGCGTCTGCAGCCGCTTGGTCATCTTCTGGAAGAGATCCCCCAGGAGCGCCTGGCGCTCCCGCAGGCTGAGGGCCGCCTGGGCCTGGTGGACCTCCATGTAGGCGGATTCCACGATTTCATAGCTGGAGGCCAGGGCGCGGGAACTCTCTCCCAGGCTGAAGATCAGCTCCGCATTCTGGAGGCTCACCTGGGCCAATCCGCCGATCAGTGAAACGAGCTCCACTTCAAAGGGCAGGTAGGGGCGATCAGCCTCGCGGCTCAGGGCCCAAAAGCCCCACAATTCGCCCTCGGACTGCCGATGGGGCATGGGCAGCAGCAGGGATTGGGAAGGCTGGGTCCATAGTCCCAGGACCAGCCCCGGCTCCCAGAAGGGGGATTGCAGCAGGTGGTCGCCGAATATGGGGCCTTCGTTCATGACGCCCTTGAGGCGCACGGGCAGCACATGGTCACCGCGCACGGAGGCGGTGATTTCGGACCCGCTTTCGATCCACCGCTGCCCTTCGAAATAGCCGCCGTCCGCCTGGACCCGAAAAGCATGGAGCGTTCTCAGGCCGAGATCCTCCTGGGCCCGCCCCAGGATCCGGGTGAGCAGGGACCTGGGATCGGGCTCCGCGACGATGCTCTGGCTGAGGGCCAGCAGCCGGGACAGATTGCGGTTGCGGATCTCCAGGGCCTCCTGGGCCTCCTGGAGCTTCCGGTTGGAGCCCTGGGCTTCCTTGAGGCGCGCCTCCAGGTGCTCCACGATCTGCTGGCTGAACTGGCGCAGCACCGCGCCTTCCCTCCCCTGCTCCACCTTGTCCCGCTGGCCCCCCAGATAGGCCTCCACCTGCGCGGTGAACTGGAACGGATCGATGGGCTTGGAAATGTAGCCGTCGCAGCCCGACACCAGGGCCGTTTCGCGGTCGATTTTCATGGTCTTCGCGGTGAGGGCGATGATGGGGATCCCATTCAGGTCCGCGTTCTGCCGCAATTTCGTGGCCACTTCGAAACCCGACAGGCCCGGCAGGTTGATGTCCAACAAGACCAAAGCGGGTTTCAGTTCCACCGCCATCTGGTAGCCCTGGAGGCCCTCCTCGGCCCAATGCAGTTCGTAGCCCGCCTGGCCGAGCAGGCGCTGCACCAGACGCCAATTGACCGGGTTGTCCTCGATGCAAAGGATTTTCTGCTTCGGGCTCATGGAGCGCCCTCCCGGAGGAGAGGCATCTCGATGATGAAAGTGCTCCCCTTGCCTTTCGCGCTTCGGGCGCGGATCTGTCCATTCATGAGGCCCATGAATTTCTGGCTGATGGCGAGACCCAGGCCCGTTCCTCCAAAGCGGCGGGTGATGCTTCCATCCACCTGCTGGAAGGGCTTGAAGAGCCGCTCCATCTCGCTTTCGCTCATGCCGATGCCCGTGTCGCGGATTCCGATCTCCAGGTTCCCGCCGGTGCGGGCCGCGAAGAGGGTCACTTCGCCTTCCTCGGTGAACTTGATGGCATTGCCGACGAGGTTCGTCATGACCTGCTTCAGCCGTGCCGCGTCTCCCAGGACCTTGGCCGACCACTCCGGCCGGTCGAAGCTCAAGGTGATGGGCTTCTTGCGGATCAGGCCCGCCGCCAAGGCCAGGACCTCATCGACGAGAGGCAGCGGGTCCACTTCCTGAAGGTCCAATTCCATCTTCCCGGCTTCGATCTTGGAGAGATCCAGGATGGAATCAATGTGCCCCAGAAGCTGGGTGCCATTTTGGAAGATGATCTGGAGGTCTTCCCGGACGTCTGGAGCCACGCGGTTCGTCTCCTCCTGCATGAGCATGCCGGAGAAACCGATGATCGCGTTGAGGGGCGTGCGGAGCTCATGGCTCATGTTGGCCAGGAACTCATCCTTCATGCGGTCGGCCTGCTGGCGCTTCTTGTAGCTGTCCATGAGGCTGAGATTGGCTTCCCGCAGTTCGCGCGTCTTGTCCTCGACCTTGGACTCCAGGGTGTCGGCCCAGGCCTTCAATTCCCCCCGGCTCTGCTCCAGGCCCTTGGTCCGCTCCTGGACCAGCTGTTCCAGGTTCGCCCTGATCTCCTCGAGTTCCCAGATGGTTTCCATGAGCTGGCGGGTCCGCTCCTGGACCCGGTATTCCAGCAGGCGGTTCTGCCGTTCGATTTCGTCCCGGCTGACCCGGAGCTTGTTGGTCATGATCTGGAAGTTCCGGCTCAGTTCCTCCAGCTCGTCGCGGGAGTGGGCGTCCACGGCCACATCGTCGAAATTGCCCTGGGCCACCATCTGCGCGGCGTTGGTGAGCTGGATGATGGGCTTGAGGTAGCGGCGGGACATGAAGGCGGTGAGCACGATGCCGAAGCCCATGGTGCTGAGTCCGACGATCAGGCTCAGGCGGAAATTTTCATCAACGGTCCGCCGCGATTCATCGGTGCTGAATCCGAGCACCAGGGTTCCCGATTTTTTGGGGGTATCGCTGTAGATGACCGGTGTCATGGCCACCACGACGCCATCCTGGGTCCGGGTTAGGACTTTGGAATCGCTTTTGCTCTTGGCGTATTCATCCGTCCAGGCGGGCGTGCCCTCGGTGGAATCCACCCGGTTCCCAGCGGAGTCGTAGACCACGCTGAAACTGAAGGCGGGGATGTGCTTGACCCCCACCAACACGTTCGCGATGCCTTCGCGGTTCCCGGCGGTGAGCGCCGGGGTCAGCGCGTAGCTGGCGGTTTCCGCCACCTGGCGGGCGCTCAGCTCCGCCTGGTGCCGGATCTGGGACTCCACCCGCCGCGGATAGTACACGACATTGAAGGCGAAAAAGCTGAGCACCAGCAAACCTAGGATGAAGCCCAGCTTCGTCTTGATCGAAATGCGAAGCATGGCTGGAAGTGTAAGGCCGTCTGGCCAAAATCACGAAGCCGTCAAAATCGCAGGAACGGCCTCGGGGGGGCTCAGCGTCTTTCCAGGAAGTGGAACCGCGCGGTTCCGTAGCTCCGGGTCTCGATCAGGACCCAGCCTGGTTGCGGGACGAGGTCCGTGCGCGCATCCGTCTCCCACACCAGGACCCCGCCATCCGACAGCCAGGGGCGGACCCGGGCCGCCAGTTTTTCCCATAGTTCCCCGGAAACCGCGTAGGGCGGATCAGCAAACACCACCGCAACCCCAAAGAAGGATTCCGGCCCCAGTTTCAATGCATCCTTGCGGAGCAGGTTCACGTCGCAGAGCTTCAAGTTCTTGTGGAGGAAGGGCTGCGGATCCGCCTCCACACAAGTGACCGGACTGTAGCCCCGGGAATGGGCCTCCAGGCCCACGGCTCCGGTGCCGGAAAAGAGATCCAC
Coding sequences within:
- a CDS encoding PLP-dependent aminotransferase family protein → MRLRDLAISLDPGARESLQLQITRALGLAIRNGRIQPGMALPGSRQIAEELGVHRNTVLAALRELEAEGWVETRPGSGTFVATTLPDLTPCSWGAFDDEPQLPPSDPGYDLPIQLSPITTPFQALMDMSEGLADVRLAPTEALGRAYQRAIRLHGDELLQYGEPKGNLMLRQALAAMLSERRGLVADPDQILVTRGSRMALDLVALSLFKQGGVIAVEDPGNRAAWETIQQSCGAVLQPVPVDAEGMDLDALEILLEQQRVDLIYLSPHHQIPTTVVLSPNRRMRLLELAQRYRMAVLEDDYDFEYQYDGRSLLPLASGDPTGQVIYMGSLSKLIAPGVRLGFLVAPKGLVERLARVRLRMDWQGDRVLEWAVADLFRDGDMARHVRKVRKAYEERRDHLVACLREELDDALSFNVPEGGLALWVQAKAGLDLEAWTERCKQQSLIIKPGSHFSFNQTAIGATRLAFSQFEPRQLEDAVRRMKACL
- a CDS encoding amidohydrolase; amino-acid sequence: MLMAPPPPPVVLITGADVWLDDGRISGVKASQAVALRGSRIVEVGPEAQLAKRFPMASRVQLKGGTLLPAFTEGHAHVGGLGRTRLEADLGGAKDAHDAVQRVKAWSAAHPGGWIKGRGWDQNRWPGKAFPTASDLDAVGGDRPAFLQRVDGHAAWVNTAALKLGGISASTPDPKGGRILRDAKGNPSGILIDGAVDLVSKHIPEPTEPERREKLMAGLRELRNEGFAAVADMGVDLQELAAYRALAAEKALPIRVFAYLSHDPALLLQELKQPRLAATAFFQVQGVKFYLDGALGSRGARLTLPYSDDPATSGLWVTEPGTVQRDVTSTLKAGYQPAIHAIGDAANRAALDILETAKKSSRNPNLPRIEHAQIVDAADALRFGKAGIIASVQPVHCTSDHAWTPARLGPGRIQEAFPWRRFLEGGAVLAFGSDAPVENPNPYISLAAAETREDPGGDPPGGFLPAQKLTRLEALRAYTLGNAQALGRREMGRIRKGAVADLLWVSAPILALSPAELRRLRPGRMWVDGVEVKLPAAAPAR
- a CDS encoding ribulose-phosphate 3-epimerase, producing the protein MGQPGRVALRPEVPLLAPSILSADFAQLGGALAMLEASGAEVVHVDVMDGRFVPNLTVGMPVVAALRKATSLPLDCHLMIVEPSRYALEFVEAGASWVSVHQEADPHLHRTLDSIRKAGAKAGVALNPGTPVETLIDLIGDFDFVLLMSVNPGFGGQSFIPRVLDKVRRLDALRTGRQAPFLIQVDGGVGLKNASELVKAGADCLVAGNAVFKAPDPANAIHELQAAMRAAARSSG
- a CDS encoding hybrid sensor histidine kinase/response regulator produces the protein MSPKQKILCIEDNPVNWRLVQRLLGQAGYELHWAEEGLQGYQMAVELKPALVLLDINLPGLSGFEVATKLRQNADLNGIPIIALTAKTMKIDRETALVSGCDGYISKPIDPFQFTAQVEAYLGGQRDKVEQGREGAVLRQFSQQIVEHLEARLKEAQGSNRKLQEAQEALEIRNRNLSRLLALSQSIVAEPDPRSLLTRILGRAQEDLGLRTLHAFRVQADGGYFEGQRWIESGSEITASVRGDHVLPVRLKGVMNEGPIFGDHLLQSPFWEPGLVLGLWTQPSQSLLLPMPHRQSEGELWGFWALSREADRPYLPFEVELVSLIGGLAQVSLQNAELIFSLGESSRALASSYEIVESAYMEVHQAQAALSLRERQALLGDLFQKMTKRLQTPVATLQVQSSALDQMEQGSGEWKHSVAQIKDSVGQIASLVKALTRRVGKQESVRPEWIHLDDLLAQELELMSIEGHLGDRDLRLEIGAAEAKVFGIYGDFSETVSQMVRHALGGPTPSPLLLVRTAVVDGKYLLEMEDEGGPIPPENLDRAFEPFSGLREEPQEDLVLGVRKPGAGLPACVQLMSSYQAALELRNKGEGTYLNLLLQLDPEAV
- a CDS encoding GGDEF domain-containing protein, whose protein sequence is MDLISPLPLAPEDRIYRRELQLGLLAELFRHTKVALVFLILVLAIIWKLLGPLAENHPLFPWIFIGTAGIALLRLVSIRVLEQRPRWLPEPQHRHLVFLVGSTLMGIAFGAINWIMVPLLDPIQLALLGLIWTGVNSIAVQSMAGSPLAFALDMLPNLGSFEAMVFIRPPIPHNSLFLLLFAIYMAALLVMSFRFHQSLRGGILQGLKLGDLALRDSLTGLRNRRFLQEFMETEMERTLRTWSVNYNGSSLPSSSLALIMLDLDHFKNVNDTHGHEAGDEVLRQFSLILRDAVRKPDLVARWGGEEFVVVAVDTLRTPQLTLTERIRAAVEAHPFRLPNGQTIRQTCSAGYAFVPFLELDPDGMAWDQVLNLADGALYVAKREGRNRVCGVMPGPALADSPRALVAVGKDLEAPMKAGLVGLVRRNS
- a CDS encoding RsmD family RNA methyltransferase, whose amino-acid sequence is MRIIAGSMKGRRLAGPAKDEREVRPTADRAREALFSILQAWPAGAFVDLFSGTGAVGLEAHSRGYSPVTCVEADPQPFLHKNLKLCDVNLLRKDALKLGPESFFGVAVVFADPPYAVSGELWEKLAARVRPWLSDGGVLVWETDARTDLVPQPGWVLIETRSYGTARFHFLERR
- a CDS encoding HAMP domain-containing protein, which translates into the protein MLRISIKTKLGFILGLLVLSFFAFNVVYYPRRVESQIRHQAELSARQVAETASYALTPALTAGNREGIANVLVGVKHIPAFSFSVVYDSAGNRVDSTEGTPAWTDEYAKSKSDSKVLTRTQDGVVVAMTPVIYSDTPKKSGTLVLGFSTDESRRTVDENFRLSLIVGLSTMGFGIVLTAFMSRRYLKPIIQLTNAAQMVAQGNFDDVAVDAHSRDELEELSRNFQIMTNKLRVSRDEIERQNRLLEYRVQERTRQLMETIWELEEIRANLEQLVQERTKGLEQSRGELKAWADTLESKVEDKTRELREANLSLMDSYKKRQQADRMKDEFLANMSHELRTPLNAIIGFSGMLMQEETNRVAPDVREDLQIIFQNGTQLLGHIDSILDLSKIEAGKMELDLQEVDPLPLVDEVLALAAGLIRKKPITLSFDRPEWSAKVLGDAARLKQVMTNLVGNAIKFTEEGEVTLFAARTGGNLEIGIRDTGIGMSESEMERLFKPFQQVDGSITRRFGGTGLGLAISQKFMGLMNGQIRARSAKGKGSTFIIEMPLLREGAP